The genome window CCAGCGCAGGCTGGCGGCGCACGACGCGCTCAACGAGTACATCCAGCACGTGGGTTCGGCCCTCTTCGCCATCCCGCCCGGCGTCCGGGACTCCGGCGACTGGTGGGGCCGCACCCTGCTGTCCGAGGAGGCGTAGCCCGTGTTCTCCAACTATCTGATCGGCCTGCGCGAGGGGCTGGAGGCCAGCCTCGTCGTCTGCATCCTGATCGCCTACCTGGTCAAGACCGGCCGCCGCGACGCCCTGAAGCCGATCTGGACCGGCATCGGCATCGCGGTCGCCATCGCGCTCGGCTTCGGCTGCGTCCTCGAGTTCGGCTCCCAGGAGCTGACGTTCCAGGCGCAGGAGGCGCTCGGCGGCTCCCTGTCGATCCTCGCCGTCGGCCTGGTGACATGGATGGTCTTCTGGATGCGGCGCACCGCCCGGCATCTGAGGTCCGAACTGCACGGCAAGCTGGACGCGGCCCTGGCGATGGGCACGGGCGCGCTGGTCGCCACCGCTTTCCTCGCCGTGGGCCGCGAGGGGCTGGAGACCGCCCTGTTCGTGTGGGCGTCGGTGCACGCGGCGAGCGACGGCACCCCCCGCCCGCTCGTCGGCGTCGCCCTGGGCCTCGCCACGGCCGTCTTCCTGGGCTGGCTGTTCTACCGCGGCGCCCTGAAGATCAACCTGGCGAAGTTCTTCACCTGGACCGGCGGCATGCTGGTCGTCGTCGCCGCGGGCGTGCTCGCCTACGGCTTCCACGACCTGCAGGAGGCCGGCTGGGTCCCGGGCCTGACGAGCCTCGCCTTCGACATCAGCGGCACCGTTCCGCCGGACAGCTGGTACGGCACGCTGCTGAAGGGCGTGTTCAACTTCCAGCCCGATCCGACGGTCCTTCAGGTCACGGTGTGGCTGCTCTACTTGATCCCGACGCTCGCGCTTTTCCTGTCCCCGGTAGGGTTCGCCTCCGGAAAGGGGAAGGTGAAGGTCACTGATGAGCAGGGATCGCGGGGATCGCAGCCCTCGAACGCTTCGTAGTCCTAACCGGTTCGCCCTGGCAACGGCGGCGGTGACCGTTCTGTCCGTGACGGCGAGCGGCTGCGTCGTGGTGCACGGCGAGCGGGAGGTCGTACCGACGGCGACACGCGCCGATGCGGCCCGCGCGCTGACGGACTTCCTCACCGCCTACAACAAGGCGGACAAGGCGTACGACCGGTCTCTGGACGCGAGCCGGGTCACCGGTGCGCTCGGCGCCATCGACGGCGGCAAACTGGAGGCCGGGCACAAGATCAATCCGGGCGGCAACCCCGGCCATGTGCCGCTGAAGCTGACCGACGCCAAGTTCACGATCCCGAGGAAGGCCGGCTGGCCGCGCTGGTTCGTCGCCGACACCCGCGCCAACAAGGGCAGCGCGGACGCCCATTGGCTGCTCGTCTTCACCCGCTCCGATGCGAGCAAGGTGTGGGCGGTGTCGTACCTGACGATCCTCGCGCCCGGCGACGTACCGGCGTTCAAGACGGACAAGGACGGCTGGGCCGAACCCGTCACCGCGGACGACCCGGCGCTCGCCGTCCAGCCCCAAAAGCTCAGCACCGCGTACGCGACCTATCTGCGAAGCGGCGGGGACGTGTTCGCGCCCGGCCCGCACACCTCGCAGTGGCGCGCCACCCGGCTGAAGAACGCGAGCCAGCCCGGGCTGGCCCGGCAGTACATCGACGAGTCGCTGACGAACGGTGACTACGCCCCGGTGGGGCTGCGCACCACGGACGGCGGGGCGCTGGTGTTCTTCGCCACACACCACTACGAGAGGCAGACGGCCGCGCAGGGGGTGAACATCAACATCAGCGACCCGAACATCAAGGCCCTGCTGACCGGGGAGGTCAAGCAGTCCCTGACCCTGGAGTACGTGTCGAACCAGGCGGTGCTGGATCCGAGGAAGGGCCCAGTGAAGTTCGTGAGCCGGGTGGAGGGGCTCACGGGGGCCGAGGGGGAGTGAGCCGAGGTGGAGTAAGCCGAGCGGGAGTGACGGGAGCAAGGGGAGCGACGCGGTGACGGGGGTCTTGGCCGGGGCTCAGCCCCGGTGGGGCCAGCCCGCCAACTCGCTCTCCTCGCCCGCGTACCGCGCGCACGCATCGGTGAGCACCTCGAGCAGGCTCAGCGGATCCGGCAGCGCGTGCTCGGGCCCCCGCACCCACTCCACGGTCAGCTCCCCCGGCAACTGCGCCGGAGGCACCAGCACATACGACCCCCGGCAGTGCCACCGCAGTCCCGGGTGCTCGTCCATCGTCTCGGGGTGGCAGTCCAGTTCGCACGGCCACCACTCGTCCTCGTCCTCGGGCGTGCCGCGGGTCAGCGTGAAGAACAGCATGCGGCCGTCCCCGGTCGTGGCGACCGGACCCACCTCGACACCGGACGCGAGCAGCCGGTCCAGGGCCTTCTCGCCGGCCTCGCGCGGGACGTCGAGCACGTCGTGCACCATCCCGGTGGCGGTGATGAAGTTGGCCTGCGGCTGGTGCCGGGCCCATCGCTCGACCTGCCCGCGGTCCGTGGTGGACTGCGTCTGCCAGGCGAAGGAGACCGGGTGTCGGGCAGGCGTGGGACAGCCGACGCGGTCACAGGAACAGCGGTAGCCGACGGGGTGGGCGGCGGGCGCGAGCGGCAGCCCCGCGGCGGCGGCAGCCAGCAGCATCGCCTCACGGCCGCCGTCGCCGGCGTCCTCCTTGAGACGGGCGGGACGTCGTCCGCGCAGCCACTGGGAGATCCTGCCCTGCACGCTCGTGCGGCGGCCGAAGTCTGCGCTCATCTATCCCCTCGCCTCGCTGCTGTGTCTTGACAGCATGCCCTATCGTCCCACCATCCTGCGCGCCGGGTGACCGGAGTTGCCCACCGGGGCGAGCACGGCGGCGGGTAGGGCGATGCCAACTGCGGTGCGCCGTCGGCGGACATCGCGCCGTTTCATCCGGTCCGTCCGTGTGCATCGTCGCGGGGTGCGGGCCAGGCGTCGCCCCAATCCGCGTCGCGGGCGGCCCTGTAGAGAGGACCGTGGCGCTTGGTGACCGTGTCGCGGTGCAGGGACTCGTCCGGGCCGCACAGGTCGAGGAGCACCTGGCCCTTGCGGATCTGGGGGCGCCGGACCACTCGGGAGGCGGCGGGGCGCACCGGGAAACGGGCCGCGGCGACATAGCTGAACTTCTCGTCCTCGTACGCCAGCGAGCCGCCCTTGACCTGGCGGTGCAGTGAGGAACGGCTGACGCGGGCCGAGAAGTGGCACCAGTCCTCGCCGGGGACGATGGGGCAGGCGGCGCTGTGCGGGCAGGGGGCGGCGACATGGAAGCCGGCGCGGATCAGGCGGTCGCGCGCCTCGATCACGCGGGCGTAGCCGTCGGGGGTGCCGGGCTCGACGATGACGACGGCCTGGGCGGCGGTGGCCGCGGCGTCGACGACGGCGGCGCGGTCGGCTTCGGTCAGCTCGCCGAGGACGTACGAGACCGTGACGAGATCAGTGCTCTCTATGCTGAGCGCCGATCCGATACGAGAGCGGCGCCACTCGGCGGCCTTGAGCGCCGGGTGTTCGGCGGCGATCTCCCGGCCGAGTGCCAGCGCGGGCTCGGCCCAGTCGAGCACGGTCACCGGGCGCTCGCCGCCCCATGTGGCGCTCACGGCCCAGGTCGCGGCGCCGGTGCCGCCGCCGACGTCCACATGGCTCGCGGGCACCCAGCCGGGGACGGCGTCCGCGAAGGCGCCGAGCGCCGCGGACACCGCCTCGAAGGTGGCGGGCATGCGGTAGGCGGCGTAGGCGACGACGTCGGAGCGGTCGCGCAGCACGGGCGCGTCGGTCGGGGTCCGCCCCCGGTAGTTGGCGATCAGCCGGTCCACGGCCTGCGCGGCCTGCCGGGACGGAAGCCCGTCGAGCAGCCGCGAGAGGGCGGCACGGAGGGCGTCGGCTGAGGAGTCGGGGGCGTTCACGTGCCGATTCTAGGGCGGTGAGCGGTGCTCACTTGGGAGAGCGGCGCTCGCTTCGGCGCGCGGCACTCGCTTTGGAGAGCGGCGCTCGCTTCGGCGCGCGAACCACCACACAGCCCGCAGCGACCGAGCGCTCGAAGCTCGAGCACCCGGTCGCCCCTGCCTGGCTAGCGCCCGTATGGACGGTCGGACACGGTCAGATCATCTGGCGGAGCGTCCGGAGGCCCGCACGAATCTCCTCCACGAGCAGCTTCGGCTGCTCCCAGGCCGCGAAGTGGCCGCCCTTGGGGAGCCTGTTGTAGTGGACCAGGTTCGGGTAGGCCTGCTCCGCCCAGCTCTTCGGGGCCTGGTACATCTCGTCGGGGAAGACGCTCACGGCGACGGGGAGAAGGACTCCCTTGACTCCGAAGAACGAGGTCTTGTTCTCCGCGTAGAGCCGAGCAGCGGAGATCGCCGTGTTGGTCAGCCAGAAGAGCGTGAGGTTGTCGAGGACGTCGTCCCGGGTGAGGCCTTCGGTCTGTCCGGCGAAAGCCCGGGAGATCATGGCCAGGCTGGCCGCGTCATGGTCGAGCATGAAGGACGCCAGACCGACCGGGGAGTCCGCCAGCCCGGTCAGCGACTGCGGACGCGACCCCATCAGGTAGGCGAAGTAGACGTGCCGGTACACGAAGTCCAGCTGCTCGACCGCCGCCTTCTCCTCGTCGGAGAGCGACAGGCCCGCGGGCAACGGGTTGCCCGCGATGAGCGCGGCGTCGATGGCGGGCGGGATCACGCCGGCCATGTTGGTGTGGATGCCGATCAAGCCCTCGGGCTCCTGGACGCCCATGAAGTCGGTGATGATCGCACCCCAGTCGCCGCCCTGGGCGGCATACCTGGTGTAGCCGAGGCGCTTCATCAGCTCGCCCCAGGCGCGTGCGATGCGCTCGGGACCCCAGCCGGTCGACGTCGGCTTGCCCGAGAAGCCGTAGCCGGGCATCGACGGGATGACCACGTGGAAGGCGTCCGAGGCGCTCCCGCCGTGGGCGGTGGGGTCGGTCAGCGGCTCGATCATCTTCAGCTGCTCGATGATCGAGCCCGGCCACCCGTGGGTGACGATCAGCGGCAGAGCATCCTCATGCTTCGACCGGACGTGGATGAAGTGGATGTCCAGACCGTCGATCTCGGTGATGAAGTGCGGCAGGGCCTTCAGCTTCGCCTCGGTCTTGCGCCAGTCGTACTCCGACGCCCAGTACCGTGCGAGCTCCTTCATCGTCTCCAGCTGCGTGCCCTGCGACTGGTCCGCGACGGTCTCCTTCTCGGGCCACCGCGCCGCCTTGATGCGCGCACGCAGATCCTCGAGTTCCGCCTCGGGGAACTCGAACGTGAACGGCCGGATCTCCGCAGTGCCGGGAGTGATGGACATGTAAATCTCCTTGTTGTCGCCGGCGACCGCGTGTCGCCGACTCGTCCACCCTTCCGAGGTCGGGCCTGCGTCGCCCCCGGGAAACCCCCGGGGATCGGTCCCGTGGCCGCCCCGGGGAGGCATCGCCCCCGGGGCGGGGACCCGTGACCTCTCTGAACACCCAAAAGAGAACTATGGTGACAATCGTGGCATCGGGTGCTGTCGGACGGAGCAGCCCCGCGTCCGGCACTCGGGTCGGACTGCTGGGGCGGGACCGGGAGCTGGCCGCGCTAGAGCGGATGCTGGCCACGGCGCGGGCGGGCAGCAGCGCGGTCCTGGTCCTTCGCGGCGAGGCGGGGATCGGCAAGACCGCGTTGCTGAACTACGCGGCCGACCGGGCCGTCGGGTTCCGTACCGTCGGCATCTTGGGCATCGAGTCGGAGATGAAGCTTCCGTTCGCGGGTCTCCATCAGCTCTGCACGATCACCTGCACGCCGGACCGGCTTCCAGAGCTGCCGGAGCCGCAGCGCGATGCGTTGTCCGTCGCGTTCGGACTTCAGGACGGCAAGGCGCCGAGCCGGTACCTGGTGGGCCTGGCCGCACTGGATCTGCTGGCCGGTGCCGCCGAGGCCCAGCCGCTGGCCTGCCTCATCGATGATGCGCAGTGGCTGGATGAGGAGTCCAGGGGGGCGCTGGCGTTCGTCGCGAGGCGGTTGATGGCCGAGCCGCTAGTGCTGATCTTCGCCCTGCGGGAGCCTGATGACCATCGTGAGCTGGCCGGTCTGCCGGAGTTGATCGTCGGCGGCCTGAGCGAGCCCGACGCCCGTACTCTGCTGGCTTCCACCCTCCGCGTGCCCCTCGACCCGCTGGTGCGGGACCGGATCGTCGCCGAGGCCCAGGGCAACCCGATGGCCCTGCTGCAACTGCCCCGCGCGCCCGCGGAGCTGGCGGGTGGTTTCTCGCTTCCCGGCAGGGGTCCCCTGGCGAGCCGGATCGAGATCGCTTTCCATGAGCAGTTCCGGTCGCTTCCACCAGCCAGCCGGCGTCTCCTGCTGACCGCTGCGGCTGAACCGACCGGAGACGCGTCCCTGTTGTGGCGCGCGGCCGGTCTGCAACAGATACCCGATGCCGCCGCGGCGCCGGCCGAGGACGCGGGGCTCGTCGAATTCGGCACACAGGTGCGCTTCCACCATCCCCTCGTACGTTCGGCCATTTACCACAGGGCGTCCGCGCCGGAGCGCCGGGCGGCACACCGAGTGCTGGCAGAAGCCACCGATCCCCACCTCGATCCTGATCGCAGGGCGTGGCACCGCGCTCACGCCGCCGCCCGGCCCGGCGAAGACGTCGCCGTCGACCTGGAGCGCTCGGCCGACCGGGCCCGAAGCAGGAGGCGCCGCCGCGGCAGCCGCGTTCCTGCGGCGGGCGGCGGAACTGACCCCGATCCCGCACGCCGCGTCGCCCGGGCACTGGCCGCCGCCCAGGCCGAGATCGACGCCGGAGAGACCGACCAGGCCTCCACCATGCTGGCCGCCGCGGAGGCCGGCCCGCTCGACGACCTGCGGCGCGCCCGGCTCGAGCGGCTACGAGCCCGGCTGGTCTTCTCCCGGCTGAGGGGCGGCGACGCGCCCCGGCTCCTGCTCGACGCCGCACACCGACTGGCACCTCTCGACGCCGCACTCGCCCGTGACACCCTGGTGGAAGCGGTCGGCGCGGCGATCTTCGCCGGCCGTCTCAGCGCGGGACCCGGGCTGCGGGAGGTGGCCGAGGCCGCCCGCGCCGGACCGCCGCCGCCGACCCCGCCGCGGATGGTGGACGTCCTTCTGGACGGCATGGCCACCCGGATCCTCGACGGCTACGCCGCCGGCGTCGACTCCCTCAGGCACGCACTGCGCGTCGTGCGGCAGGAGCAGGCATCCGGCGCGACGGGTGCGGACGGGCGCCTGCTGTGGCTGGCGTTCCGGGTGATACCCGAGCCTCTCGCGCCGGAGCTGTGGGCCGACGACGAGTGGTACGAACTGGCGACCGGCGCCGTCGGCATCGCCCGCGAAGCAGGGGCGTTCGCCGTCCTTCCCATGGCATTGACGTACCAGGCGTGCTTCCACGTCCATGCCGGCGAATTCGACACCGCGGCGGCCCTGGTCGACGAGGCGACGGCGATCTCCGAGGCAGCGGGCGGCGCACCCATGATGTACACGTCTTTGCTGCTCGACGCCTGGCGGGCACACGAGTCTCAGGCTCTGGTGCTCATCGAGAGCACCGTCGAAGAGGTGCGCGCCCGGGGTGAGGGACGCTCTCTCGGCCTCGCCGAGTACGCGACCGCAGTGCTGTACAACGGCCTCGGCCGCTACGACGCCGCGCTTGCCGCCGCGACGCGCGCATGCCAGTACGAGGATCTCGGCTTCTTCGGGTGGGCCCTGACCGAACTGATCGAGGCGGCTGCCCGCTGCGGTCGGCCGGAGGACGCCGCGGCGGCGCTGGACGAGCTCACCGACCGCACACGTGCGAGCGGAACGGAGTGGGCCCTGGGCATGGAAGCGTGCTCGCGCGCGCTGCTGTGCGACGGCCAGGCTGCCGATGCGCTCTACCAGGAGGCGATCGGCCGTCTCGGACGCTGCCGGATCGCCGTCCAACTGGCTCGCGCCCGACTGCTGTACGGCGAGTGGCTGCGTCGTCGCAGTCGCCGCCAGGACAGCCGTGTTCAACTGCGGTTCGCCTACGAGGCGTTCAACCGGTTCGGAGCCGACGGTTTCGCCGATCGCGCCCGCAAGGAGCTTTTGACGACCGGCGAGACCGCACGCAGGCGGACGATCGGCGCGGACACCGAGCTCACCGGCCAGGAGGCGCAAGTCGCCAGGCTGGCCAGGGACGGGCACACCAACCAGGAGATCGCTGCCCAGCTGTTCATCAGCCCCCGCACGGTGGAATGGCACCTCGGCAACGTGTTCGCCAAGCTCGGAGTCAGCTCCCGAAGGCAGCTCCGCGCAGTGCTGGCACCCGTCCCCATTGTGAGCGCCGCTCACTTAAAGGAGCGCCCGTCATCGCCAAGAGCACCGCTCACTTGACAGAGCGCTCGCCATTCCGGAGAGCGCCGCTCGTTCGACAGAGCGCCCGTCGTGGCCAAGGAGCACCGCTCACTCGACGGAGCCCCCGTCATCCCCAAGAGCACCGCTCACTCGACGGAGCCCCCGTCATCCCCAAGAGCACCGCTCACTTGACAGAGCGCCCGTCGCTCCCGGGATCACCGCTCACTCCCCGTACCGCCCGAGCCAGCCGATCCCCCGCCCGTGCCCGAGGCCCGTTGTCCGGCGCCCGGCGGCGCGGATGCACGGTGTTCGCCAGCAGCACCAGGAACGTGTCCGTCGCCGGGTCCAGCACCAGTGAGGTGCCCGTGAAGCCGGTGTGGCCCGCCGCCCCCCGACCCGCCAGCTCCCCCATGAACCACGGCTGGTCCACCGCGAAGCCCAGCCCCGGCGGGGTCAGCATCAGCTCGACGAAGTCGGGACCCAGGATGCGCGCCGTCCCGTACGAGCCGCCGGCCAGCAGTGTGCGGCAGAACACCGCCAGGTCCCGCCCCGTCGAAAAGAGGCCCGCGTGCCCGGCCACCCCGCCGAGCGCCCACGCGTTCTCGTCGTGGACGCTGCCCCGCACCATCCCCCTGTCCGCCTTGGCCCACGGTCGCCGCTGGTCCTCCGTCGCCGCCGCGTGGGGGCACGGGCCGAAGCCCGTCGCGGCCATCCCCAGCGGCCGGGTGATCCCGTCGCGGAAGAGCACGTCGAGGCTGCGGCCGGTGACGCGCTCCAGAACGTACTGCAGTAGCAGCGGGTTCAGGTCCGAGTAGCAGTACGACGTGCCGGGCTCGCCCACCGGCGCCTCCGCCCGCAGCAGCGCGAGCCGCTCCTCCTGCGACGCGCAGTCGTACAGCGGCAGTTCTGGCCGCAGCCCGGAGGTGTGGGTGAGCAACTGCCGTACGGTGATCCCCGCGTGCGCCACCGCCCGGAACTCCGGCAGGTACGCCCCCACGCGCGCATCGATGCCGAGCGTGCCCCGCTCCAGTTGCTGCACCGCGGCGACCGCCGTGAACAGCTTGGTCAGGGAAGCCAGGTCGAAGGGCGTGTCCACGGTCATCGGCACCCGCTCCTGCGGCGGCAGCTCCACACCCCGGTCGGCCTGCTCGTCGTAGGCGGCGTAGCGGACCGCCCAGCCCACCGCCTCCTCCACGGCGACCACCGGTCCGCGCCCGGCGACCACCACGGCGCCGGCCGCCCAGGGGCGCTCCCCTTCGACGGCGGCGTGGACCTCGCGTACGAGAAGACGCAGTTGCTCCGCGTCGAGCCCGGCCTTCTCCGGGGTGTCGACACGCAGTCTCGGTGCGCTCAGTTCTCCTCCCCCACGTTCTCGGCTGCGCTCGAGCTGGGGGTGCCCCCGCCCTCCGCGCCCGCGCGTGCGGTCCAGGGACGGCACAGTGCCACGAAGCAGGCGACCGCCACCAGTGCGGCCGCCAGTTGGACGACGGCCATCGGGACGGCGGTGTCCTCGCCGGCGACCCCGACGAGCGGCGAGGCGACCGCGCCGATGAGGAACGAGGTGGTGCCGAGGAGCGCGGACGCGGAACCGGCGTGGTGGCGGGTGCGCATCAAGGCGAGTGCCTGCGTGTTCGGCAGGGTGATGCCCATCGCGGACATCAGCACGAACAGGGCGGCGGCGACCGGTGCCAGGCCGACCTCGCCGAGGGCGCCCGTCGCCATCAGCAGCAGCGCGGTCGCGGCGAGGGTGACGACCGTGAGGCCGACCGCCAGGACCTTGTCGAGGCTGACGCGACCGACCAGGATCTTGCCGTTGACCTGTCCGGCGACGACAAGGCCGACCGAATTGAGGCCGAACAGCAGGCTGAAGGTCTGGGGGGAGGCGCCGTAGATCTCCTGGATCACGAACGGGGACGCGGAGACGTACGCGAACAGCGCGGCGAAGGCGAAACCGCCCGCGATGGTGTAGCCGGTGAAGACGCGGTCGGCGAGCAGGGTCCCCATGGAGCGCAGGGCGGCGCCCACTCCCCCGCCCCCGTGCCGGCCGGCCGGCTCGAGCGTCTCGGGCAGCCGCACCCACACGAGCGCGGTGAGCGCGATGCCGACGAGCGTGAGGACCACGAACACGCCCCGCCAGTCCGTGACGCGCAGGATCTGGCCGCCGATCAGCGGCGCGACGATCGGCGCCACCCCGGAGATCAGCATAAGCGTGGAGAAGAACCGGGCCATGGCGACGCCGTCGTACAGGTCGCGGACGACTGCCCGGGCGATCACGATCCCGGCCGCGCCCGCGAGCCCCTGCACCAGGCGGAAGGCGACCAGCGCCTCCACCGAGGGGGCGAGGGCGCACAGCGCGGTGGCGAGGACGTAGACGACGAGGCCCGTGAGCAGCGGGCGGCGGCGCCCCCACTTGTCACTCATCGGGCCGACCAGCAGCTGGCCGAGCGCCATGCCGGCGAGGCAGCCGGTGAGGGTGAGCTGCACGGTCGCGGCGGGCGCGTGCAGGGACCTGGTGACCTCCGGCAGGGACGGGAGGTACATGTCCATGGCGAGCGGGGGCGTGGCGGTGAGGGCGCCGAGGAGGAAGGTGACCAGCAGGCCGGTACGGCGCCGGCCGGCGCCCCGGGCGTGCGATGGGGCGCCGGACGGTGCCGTCTCCGGCTCGGTTATGCGGCTTTCCGGCTGCTTCCTGTCGTGCGTGGTACGTCCACGCTCGAGCATGTGGTCCTCCTCGTCATACGGTCCGCCCCTTATGTTCTCAGCTCCCACCGGTTGGACGGGATGGCGTACCGAGGGGCGGACACGCCTACGCTGCGAGCCCATGACGAACAGGGAGAAGAGGATCGCCGTGGTGACCGGCGCCGGTTCGGGGATCGGGCGCGCGGTCGCCGTGGAGTTGCTGGGCGCGGGCTGGTCGGTGGCGCTCGCGGGGCGGCGCGTGGAGACGCTCGAGGAGACGGCCGCGCTCGTGCCCGGGGGCGACACGCTCGCCGTACGGACCGACGTGTCACGGCCGCAGGAGGTCGAGGCCCTGTTCGCTGCCGTGCGTGACCGGTTCGGGCGGCTCGACCTGCTGTTCAACAACGCGGGCACGTTCGGCCCCGGTGGCGTCCCGGTCGAGGAGCTGTCGTACGACGCCTGGAGGCATGTCGTGGACACCAATCTCAACGGCGCGTTCCTGTGCGCGCAGGCGGCGTACCGGCAGATGAAGGAGCAGGATCCGCAGGGCGGCCGGATCATCAACAACGGCTCCGTCTCCGCGCACACGCCCCGCCCGCACTCGGTGGCCTACACGGCGACCAAGCACGCCCTGACCGGACTGACCAAGTCGCTGTCCCTGGACGGGCGTCCGTACCGGATCGCGGTGGGCCAGATCGACATCGGCAATGCGGCGACCGACATGACCGCGCGCATGCGGGGCGGAGTCCTCCAGGCGAACGGGGAGGTGGCGGTGGAGCCCGTGATGGACGTGACGGACGTGGCGCGCACCGTGCGGCACATGGCGGAGCTGCCGTTGGAGGCGAACGTGCAGTTCGCGACGGTGCTTGGCGACGACGATGCCGTACGTGGGCCGCGGCTGACGGGCCCGGGGCCCGGGACGGCGGTTTGTCGACAACTCAACTTCCACAAACGGAATTGAAGACTCCGCACCATCTGGGCCTGTGACGGGCTTACGCTGGGCACATCTACACCAGAGCTTCAC of Streptomyces cynarae contains these proteins:
- the efeU gene encoding iron uptake transporter permease EfeU, encoding MFSNYLIGLREGLEASLVVCILIAYLVKTGRRDALKPIWTGIGIAVAIALGFGCVLEFGSQELTFQAQEALGGSLSILAVGLVTWMVFWMRRTARHLRSELHGKLDAALAMGTGALVATAFLAVGREGLETALFVWASVHAASDGTPRPLVGVALGLATAVFLGWLFYRGALKINLAKFFTWTGGMLVVVAAGVLAYGFHDLQEAGWVPGLTSLAFDISGTVPPDSWYGTLLKGVFNFQPDPTVLQVTVWLLYLIPTLALFLSPVGFASGKGKVKVTDEQGSRGSQPSNAS
- a CDS encoding bifunctional DNA primase/polymerase, whose protein sequence is MSADFGRRTSVQGRISQWLRGRRPARLKEDAGDGGREAMLLAAAAAGLPLAPAAHPVGYRCSCDRVGCPTPARHPVSFAWQTQSTTDRGQVERWARHQPQANFITATGMVHDVLDVPREAGEKALDRLLASGVEVGPVATTGDGRMLFFTLTRGTPEDEDEWWPCELDCHPETMDEHPGLRWHCRGSYVLVPPAQLPGELTVEWVRGPEHALPDPLSLLEVLTDACARYAGEESELAGWPHRG
- a CDS encoding small ribosomal subunit Rsm22 family protein: MNAPDSSADALRAALSRLLDGLPSRQAAQAVDRLIANYRGRTPTDAPVLRDRSDVVAYAAYRMPATFEAVSAALGAFADAVPGWVPASHVDVGGGTGAATWAVSATWGGERPVTVLDWAEPALALGREIAAEHPALKAAEWRRSRIGSALSIESTDLVTVSYVLGELTEADRAAVVDAAATAAQAVVIVEPGTPDGYARVIEARDRLIRAGFHVAAPCPHSAACPIVPGEDWCHFSARVSRSSLHRQVKGGSLAYEDEKFSYVAAARFPVRPAASRVVRRPQIRKGQVLLDLCGPDESLHRDTVTKRHGPLYRAARDADWGDAWPAPRDDAHGRTG
- a CDS encoding epoxide hydrolase family protein, whose product is MSITPGTAEIRPFTFEFPEAELEDLRARIKAARWPEKETVADQSQGTQLETMKELARYWASEYDWRKTEAKLKALPHFITEIDGLDIHFIHVRSKHEDALPLIVTHGWPGSIIEQLKMIEPLTDPTAHGGSASDAFHVVIPSMPGYGFSGKPTSTGWGPERIARAWGELMKRLGYTRYAAQGGDWGAIITDFMGVQEPEGLIGIHTNMAGVIPPAIDAALIAGNPLPAGLSLSDEEKAAVEQLDFVYRHVYFAYLMGSRPQSLTGLADSPVGLASFMLDHDAASLAMISRAFAGQTEGLTRDDVLDNLTLFWLTNTAISAARLYAENKTSFFGVKGVLLPVAVSVFPDEMYQAPKSWAEQAYPNLVHYNRLPKGGHFAAWEQPKLLVEEIRAGLRTLRQMI
- a CDS encoding serine hydrolase domain-containing protein encodes the protein MSAPRLRVDTPEKAGLDAEQLRLLVREVHAAVEGERPWAAGAVVVAGRGPVVAVEEAVGWAVRYAAYDEQADRGVELPPQERVPMTVDTPFDLASLTKLFTAVAAVQQLERGTLGIDARVGAYLPEFRAVAHAGITVRQLLTHTSGLRPELPLYDCASQEERLALLRAEAPVGEPGTSYCYSDLNPLLLQYVLERVTGRSLDVLFRDGITRPLGMAATGFGPCPHAAATEDQRRPWAKADRGMVRGSVHDENAWALGGVAGHAGLFSTGRDLAVFCRTLLAGGSYGTARILGPDFVELMLTPPGLGFAVDQPWFMGELAGRGAAGHTGFTGTSLVLDPATDTFLVLLANTVHPRRRAPDNGPRARAGDRLARAVRGVSGDPGSDGRSVK
- a CDS encoding multidrug effflux MFS transporter, with product MLERGRTTHDRKQPESRITEPETAPSGAPSHARGAGRRRTGLLVTFLLGALTATPPLAMDMYLPSLPEVTRSLHAPAATVQLTLTGCLAGMALGQLLVGPMSDKWGRRRPLLTGLVVYVLATALCALAPSVEALVAFRLVQGLAGAAGIVIARAVVRDLYDGVAMARFFSTLMLISGVAPIVAPLIGGQILRVTDWRGVFVVLTLVGIALTALVWVRLPETLEPAGRHGGGGVGAALRSMGTLLADRVFTGYTIAGGFAFAALFAYVSASPFVIQEIYGASPQTFSLLFGLNSVGLVVAGQVNGKILVGRVSLDKVLAVGLTVVTLAATALLLMATGALGEVGLAPVAAALFVLMSAMGITLPNTQALALMRTRHHAGSASALLGTTSFLIGAVASPLVGVAGEDTAVPMAVVQLAAALVAVACFVALCRPWTARAGAEGGGTPSSSAAENVGEEN